From Pandoraea vervacti, the proteins below share one genomic window:
- a CDS encoding sterol desaturase family protein produces the protein MIQEALNFVDSGISAVQTLIYVDVVQPLLFHFNLMGYDDDIYDALYLVIIGVMQVGLTYLLLRPLEALRPVERWQDRKQVRADVIYTWIAKLGILNLLFFIVLQPVFNELQSQMVIHGLPSVDLDGLYPGVTDQPIVSFLMYLTVLDFAGYWYHRWQHRFGVWWELHAVHHSQQQMSLWSDDRNHFLDDIVQAAFFAAIALFIGVQPAQYVVLVAVGNFLQSVQHVNARLPYGPVLERLIVSPTFHRRHHAIGYGHEGTRYGCNFGVLFPWWDMLFRTASWERTVEPTGIRDQLPAPEGRSRRYGMGVIAQQVRALGRIARRLAPRRTSPRQPV, from the coding sequence ATGATTCAGGAAGCTCTCAACTTCGTCGATAGCGGCATTTCCGCCGTCCAGACCCTCATCTACGTCGATGTGGTGCAGCCACTGCTGTTCCACTTCAACCTGATGGGCTATGACGACGATATCTACGACGCCCTTTATCTCGTCATCATCGGGGTCATGCAGGTCGGGCTGACCTATTTGCTGCTGCGTCCCCTCGAAGCCCTGCGCCCGGTGGAGCGATGGCAGGATCGCAAGCAGGTCCGTGCCGACGTCATCTACACCTGGATCGCCAAGCTCGGCATTCTGAATTTGCTGTTTTTCATCGTGCTGCAACCGGTGTTCAACGAATTGCAGAGCCAGATGGTGATTCACGGGTTGCCGAGCGTCGATCTCGACGGACTGTATCCCGGCGTGACCGATCAGCCTATCGTTTCGTTCCTGATGTACCTCACGGTGCTGGACTTCGCCGGTTACTGGTACCACCGCTGGCAGCATCGCTTCGGCGTCTGGTGGGAGCTTCACGCCGTGCATCACAGCCAGCAACAGATGTCGTTATGGTCGGACGACCGGAATCATTTCCTCGACGATATCGTTCAGGCGGCGTTCTTCGCGGCGATCGCCCTGTTCATCGGCGTGCAACCGGCACAGTACGTCGTGCTCGTGGCCGTGGGCAACTTCCTGCAAAGCGTGCAGCACGTGAATGCCCGTCTGCCTTATGGGCCGGTGCTCGAACGCCTGATCGTGAGCCCGACCTTCCATCGTCGCCATCACGCCATCGGTTACGGTCATGAGGGTACCCGCTACGGCTGCAACTTCGGCGTGCTGTTTCCGTGGTGGGACATGCTGTTTCGCACGGCGTCGTGGGAGCGCACCGTCGAGCCGACGGGCATTCGCGACCAGTTGCCCGCGCCGGAGGGCCGGTCCCGCCGCTATGGCATGGGGGTGATTGCGCAGCAAGTGCGTGCGTTGGGTCGCATCGCCCGGCGCCTTGCGCCGCGTCGCACGTCCCCGCGCCAGCCGGTCTGA
- a CDS encoding DUF4105 domain-containing protein, which yields MVQLQSHAGDALVSHTIAWYVYVLRAFLALLVLGACAWGSMALAYRCPGPAPVRYGVISLWVLLGIAAFIALLRVRAGVPLRGWPLGFWVAMILLVGWWQTIRPSNDRDWAADVAQRLDSRLDGSHVTLHNVRNFEWRTETDFTPRWETRDYDLDKLVSADLVLSYWMGPAIAHTLVSFGFADGKRVVFSIEIRKKQGQKFSAIGGFFKDFEATLVAADERDILRVRSNVRGETTYLYRLNIPPQALRQVFLGYLERARELDSEPAWYNTLTSNCTTIVFEIARLIAPGLPLDYRLLLSGYFAEYAYDQGGLTPGFTYAQLHERGDFVQRALAAGDSPDFSTRIREGVPGDDPKVTP from the coding sequence ATGGTGCAACTGCAATCCCATGCTGGCGACGCGCTCGTCAGCCATACCATCGCGTGGTACGTCTATGTGCTGCGCGCATTTCTCGCCCTGCTCGTGCTCGGCGCATGCGCCTGGGGATCGATGGCGCTTGCCTATCGATGCCCGGGGCCGGCGCCGGTGCGTTATGGCGTCATCTCACTATGGGTGTTGCTGGGTATCGCCGCCTTCATCGCCTTGCTGCGCGTGCGCGCAGGCGTACCACTGCGAGGCTGGCCGCTCGGTTTTTGGGTTGCGATGATCCTGCTCGTCGGCTGGTGGCAGACGATCCGGCCCTCCAACGATCGGGACTGGGCCGCCGATGTCGCCCAGCGCCTCGACTCCCGACTCGACGGCTCCCACGTCACGCTGCATAACGTGCGCAACTTCGAATGGCGCACGGAAACCGACTTTACGCCGCGCTGGGAAACGCGTGACTACGATCTCGACAAGCTCGTGAGCGCCGATCTGGTGCTCTCCTACTGGATGGGGCCGGCCATCGCGCACACCCTGGTGTCGTTCGGGTTCGCGGACGGCAAGCGCGTGGTGTTCTCTATCGAGATTCGCAAGAAGCAGGGGCAGAAATTCTCGGCCATCGGCGGGTTTTTCAAGGACTTCGAGGCAACGCTGGTCGCCGCCGACGAACGCGACATCCTGCGCGTGCGCAGCAACGTACGCGGCGAGACGACCTATCTCTATCGCCTGAATATCCCGCCCCAGGCGCTACGCCAGGTCTTCCTGGGCTATCTCGAGCGCGCCCGCGAACTGGACAGCGAACCCGCCTGGTACAACACGCTCACCAGCAATTGCACGACCATCGTTTTCGAGATCGCGCGGCTCATCGCCCCGGGGCTGCCGCTCGACTACCGCTTGCTGCTCTCGGGCTACTTCGCCGAATACGCCTACGACCAGGGGGGCCTGACGCCGGGCTTCACCTATGCGCAACTGCATGAGCGCGGCGACTTCGTGCAACGCGCCCTGGCTGCGGGCGACTCGCCAGACTTCTCCACGCGCATTCGCGAAGGCGTGCCGGGCGACGACCCGAAGGTGACGCCATGA